The Chloroflexota bacterium sequence CCAATCCGCTCTTCACTGGCGACCAGTCAGAAGACCTTGCTGGGTACCTCAACGAGCGCCTGTCCGAGGGCGACGGCATCTCGATCATGGCCAAGGTCCTCGAGTCTCGGTACAAGCCGAGCAGGAAGCTCCTCGAGCACACCGCCGAAATGGTCGCCGGCCAGCAGGAGTTCATCCTCCTGGACGAGCAATTCGTCGTCTTCGAGTCGGTGCTCACCGCCGCGCGACAAGGGTTCCACGACACGCACAAGCGGGTGATCCTGGTCAAGGGCGGACCGGGCACTGGCAAATCAGTGATCGCGCTGCACCTCGTCGGACGCTTGGCGAAGGAGGGCTTCAACGCCCAGCACGCTACCGGCAGTAAGGCGTTCACCGAGAACATGCGCCGAGTCGTCGGCTCGCGTGCTCGGGCGCTCTTCGCCTACTTCAACCAGTTCGGGAACGCAGCTCCGAACGACATCGACGTCTTGATCCTTGACGAGGCGCATCGGCTGCGAAAGACATCGGCGCACCGCTTCCAGCCAAAAGCACAGCGCACCGATCTAGCTCAGGTGGATGAGCTGGTGCGATCCGCGAAGACATCGGTCTTCTTCATCGACGACCTTCAGGCGGTTCGCCCCGACGAGGTCGGCAGCACCGACCTCATCAGCGAGACGGCCCACCGCGCCGGTGCCGAGATCCAGGAGTTCGAGCTCGAGACCCAGTTCCGGTGCGCAGGCTCCAAGGGCTTCGTCACCTGGGTCGACAACACGCTCGGCCTGGACGAGACCGCGAACCCCATCTGGGATGGCAGCGAAGGCTTCGACTTCCAGATCGTCGACTCGGTCGAGCAGCTGGATGCCATGATCCGATCGAAAGCCGATGAGGGCCACACCGCGCGCCTCGTCGCCGGCTTCTGCTGGCCCTGGTCCGATCCGCTCGACGACGGCACCCTGGTGCCCGATGTGAAGGTTGGCGCCTGGCAGATGCCGTGGAACGCCAAGTCCGATGCCGGCCGCCTGGCCGACGGCATCCCGCAGGAGCGCTTCTGGGCATCTGACCCCCGCGGCATCAACCAGGTCGGCTGCATCTACACGGCTCAGGGCTTCGAGTTCGACTACGTCGGCGTCATCTTCGGCACGGACCTCCGCTGGGATCCCGCCTCCGAATCATGGGTCGCAGATCCTGGCTCATCGCACGACTCGATGGTCAAGCGTGCCAAGGGCGACGAGTTCCTGGAACTCGTGAAGCGCACCTACCGCGTCCTTCTCACCCGCGGCATGAAGGGCTGCTACGTGTACTTCGAGGATGCGGCGACGCAACAAGGCGTTCAGAGCCGCTTCGATTTGGGAAGGCTACCAGTCGAAGGCGCGGACGCGGAGCCGCGACGCGACGGGGCACTCGAACCAATCGACGTCAGTGCTTAAGCACCCCGGGTCTAACTACCGGATGATCGTGGTTCCATTGCCGCAATAGATCTGGTCGTCACCGCCTGAGCCGTCGTAGATGCATAAGCCCCACCGGGCAGCGCCGACCGTAGTCGCGATGAATTCCACACTGTATTGCGCACTACCACCAGCAGGCACGCCAGGGAGGTCGGCGTAGTCGCCGAAGAACTCGCTGACGTCGCAGGTGGGCACACATCCAACAATATCTGCGTACTGATCAATATCGGAAAACTGCAGCTTGGTGCCCGGATTAGCAGCAGTGCCAGTGTTGGACAGTTCAATGTTTACGACGATCGATCCACCGACGGCGACCTCTGTCGTATAGGTAACTTCGTCCACGGACACTTCCGACGGCACAGAGGCGGGCTCTTCATCTGTGCTTCGGTTGCCTCCGTCGCCACCACCTCCCTCAGGGCTGCACGCCGCTGCCATCAAGGCAAGCGCAACCATCGCGGGCACAAGCTTCACGCTGGATTCCCTCCCTCAGGCCGCTATGCGGCCGCATGGATCGCAAGTTACACCCTGGAGGCAAGCCAATTGATCAGATGACAATTAGGCTCTCAGGCATGGCAAGGCCTACACCTCAACGGGTGCGTCAGGAGGCGCCCGGCCAAGTGCAAAGGAGGCGGGCCACGACCGTCAAAAGGCGAGTCCTCGCACCGTTGTGCCGGGCGTTATGCTGCTGTACATCCGGACAGGGGTGGAGCCATGATCCGCGACCTCAAGGGCACCATCCAGCGCGAAGGCGCCCAGATTGGGCTGTTCATCACCCTCGAAGAGCCCTCCAAGCCGATGCTGCTCGAGACCTCCACCGCCGGCGTCTACACCTCACCCGTCTCAGGCAAGGACTACCCGCGCATCCAGATCCTGAGCATCCGCCAGCTGCTCGAAGAGCACGCTAAGCCGATGCTGCCCCTGCTCCTGATGCCCACCTACCAGCAGGCCGAGCGTATCCCCGCCAAGCAGGCCGCGGAGCAAAGAGAATTCTTGGGCTAGCAGGCGTCCCCACGCGCCGAGCCTTGTGCTCTCGGGTGCAGAGCCTTGCGGCTGGCCGGAGAGATACCTAATATCAACCGTCCGAATGACCCGTGTAAGAGCCGACCACGCCGAGCCAGCAGCCGCGTCTGACGATCTTGGGCGCGCTGAACTGCGTCTCTCTGCAGGCACGAACTATGTCTACCGTTACCACCTCGCCCCACAGCCCAGCGTTGTGGCCGACCCAATCGGGACCCCGGCCGGCCAGACGGTTCCCATGGGCACAAGTCCCATCGGTGCTGGGTTATGGATTTCCCTCCCAACGAGCCCGCTCATCCGTCAGGAGCGGACTACGTAACAGATCGCCAATGAGCGCTCCGGACCGCAGCTTGAACTCCACTTATGGGTGCCTGCGCACGAAGCGCCTCCTGGACGGCCTGTTGCGCGGCTTGAAGTAGAGCCTGCTGCCCCTGTTGTAGCGCCGCCTGGAGCGCGGGTGGGAGTGTCTGTGGGTCGATTCCGGGCAACTGGAGATTCAGATTCAGCGACACATTCAACGTTGGCGGCATCTGGCGCTGCGCTCGGACGTTGAACCTTCCGCCGAACTCGCTGCCTGACTTTGTGGTCTCAAGCGCGGCGATGATGACATCTTCGTCGTAGGTATCGACCGACATCACAGCTGCCTCTGGGTCAATGGGCGATCGCAGCTGGAGATGATCCTCGTATTCGTTTAGCAGACCCCACATCAGGACATCAAGGTCATCGGCGGCTTCCTCAACCGGCAGACCGATATCCTTTGCCTCGCGACTGCCGATGGCATGACCGTGGGCATACACCCTCTCAGCCAACGTCTCCACGATAGTTGCCATTTCCTGCTCAGTCGGAGGGCTTGCTCGCGCTAACAGCAGTCGCCTGGCGACGTCGCGAATGTGCGAGTGGGTCCGGTAGGCATTCCCAAGACTGATCGCATCTATTCGCTCAAGGAGTTTCGTGAGGGCTGTCGAGAGGGCAGCCTGATCGGACAGCTTTCCTCGGTCCTGGACAAACCGGACATATGCCATCACGTCTTCAACATTGACCGTTTCCTGCACAAGCGAACTGCCTCCCCCCGGCAATTGGACCATCCGTTGAAGGTTCATGATCGGATCGATTGGGCCGAGTTCCCCTTGACGCCCCATCACGATTTGATCCGCGCCGAGCGCTAGCAACGTACCCGCACTGTTCGCCCGGAAGGGAATAAGAACCCGCCATTCGTCGGCCGCCTGACGCAGTGCCGTTGCTAGCCGCCACGGGACATCGATTGCTCCTCCCCGGCTGTAGAGGAACAGGTCCAAGCGTTTGACGTGACCAATCTCGCGCAGCAACTCGTACATCGGCCGAACGGCGTCGTCACCGATCTGCGCCGGAACTGGTTGGCGATCGCCGGTGACATAGCTAATCACCCGGCTGCCGCGCAGCCGTTCAATTCGTCGTAAGAGCTGCACGCGTTTGGCCCGTGCCATGTCCTTCGACTCCGAGTCGACCCCGTCGACTCCTCTCCTGGCCAACCCCAACAAGCGCTATCCCGGGGAGGACTGCACCTCCGTGCCTAGGATCTGGACCACGAACGGATACTCCGCCCGTTCCCCTTCGATCTCGACGATAAAGTGGTGAAGCCCGGCCTCCTTAAATGCCAATCCGCTGAGTACGAACTGAAAGTTCAGCTGGAGCGGGAGGTTCTCAATCATGTTTTCCCTGGACTCCATGGGTGCTGTGTCGTCGATCAGCACCTGAGATCCACTGGGAGTTGCGAGCGAGAGCTTGACGTGCTTCGCTCCCCTTTCGGCATGGTCCAGCTGCGCCGAGACGAGGACTGTCAATGCGACAGGGAACGGAAGGACTGGAGCGTTGATGACACGGACACCCATCCCAAGAACGTTTAACTTGCCGTCATTGCTCTGATTGGCGCTGTCAGCTACGAGCAGATAGGCAATTCTCATTGCTTCACCCCGAGCGCCATCGTCGAGTTCTGCATTACCTCTTGGTTTCCAAGAACGACTCCCGCGTTCGCCGGCAGGGTTCTCAAGGAGGCACCCACACGCCATTCGGCGCTGTAACCGCCGCCAAACATAATGAAACGACTCGCTTGCCTCGACTGGAGAAGGCTCCAGGAAAGGCGTGAGGCGATGTCCGCCCCTAGGCGAGCCCCAGTTACTTCCGCAAGGGCGGTCGCGCAGTAGGAATTGAGGCTCACCCCTTCGCCCGTGGCCTGACCAACGAGCCGAGCGTGAAGACCCTTTGGTAAGCGCAGCACAAATTTGCCGCTGTATTCGCCTACGCGGTTGGGCTCCGGAACGTCCTGGCCGCGAGCGTCCGCGGTCGCGATCCACAGGTCAATGACGTTGGGCAGGTCCGCCATGACCTCGTCAATGGATTCGCCAGTCGCCACACAACCCGGAAGCTGTGGAACGACGGCCGTCCACGTGCCGTCCACCTCGCGACGAACATCGAGGCGATATCCCCTCGTCGGGTCATTCGTTGTCGTCTTCATTTTCGTCATCGCCGCACTCATCGATGATCCTCAGCAATTCTGTTAGCTGGCCTATCCGTACGTGCCCCTTCTTGCACGTCATGGTGATGATCGGGGGGCAGTCGTCCCGGGCATAGGTCTCGTGGCTGCCGGACTCGCGAGCGAGCTCCCACCCAGCATCAGCGAGCAGCCGCCGAACATCTCGTCACTTCGCGTTGCCTTTGTTCCTCTTCAGCCGGTCGTGTTGGTCGCGCCAACTTGGTCGCGTCACTAGGCAGACCTTAGTACTGCATACGATACTACAGAGCGCAATAGTACTCGATTCGGTGGTTCCCGTGGCGGTTTCCAATGAAACACGAGAGCCGGACTTCCGTCCGGCTCTCGTACCGCTACGGCGTGCGTCTACGGCGTGCGTCTCAACTACAGCCGCTTGTGCTCCCGCAGTTGAGGCACTTGTAGCAGCTCCCGTTGCGGACCATGATCGAGCCGCAGTCCGAGCAGGCGGGGCTGTCCGCGGTATCGAAGATCACCGTCGGCTGCCCCTTCTCCAGCCGCTCCTCTCGGGCGGGGTCGCGCAATGAGCGCTTCGCCGGCACCCGCCACCGCACAATGAAGCATGCCCATCGGAGTCCTCGGCGTACTGCTCGCGGTTGCCTCCGCCATCGCGTTCGGGGGTGGGGACTTCCTTGGCGGCTCGGCAGCGAGGCGGAACGATGCCGTGCGCGTCGCGGCGGTGGTGCAAGCCGTGGGGTTGGGCGGGCTGTTCATCGTCGCCGTTGTGGTGGGCCAGGGACTGACCGCCGCTGCGCTTGCCTTCGGGGTCGTAGCCGGCGTTGGTGGTGGAGTGGGTCTGGCGGCCCTCTATTGGGCGTTGACCAGCGGAGCCATGGGCCTCGTCACAGGGCTGACTGGTGCGACGGCGTCGCTCGTGGCGCTGGGGGTGGACGCCGCCATCCGTGGGAATGTGCCGTCCCCCATCCAGTTGATCGGGGTGGCCTGTGCGCTGGTCGCCGCGTGGCTGGTCGCCAGCGTCAAGGGCAGCGCGGTCACCGTCGGATTCATCGGTGTTGCGCTGCTGGCAGGGTCAGCCTTTGGGATCTACTTCCTGCTGCTCGAGCGTGCGGCCGAGACGAGTCCGCTCTGGGGCCTGGTCGCGGCGCGGGCGGCGGGGACCGCCGTTTTGGTCGGGGCCATTGGCCTCCGCTGGGAAGGCTTTCGGCCCGATTGGCGACCCCTCGTCGGCGCCGGCGTGCTCGATGCCGGTGCCAGTGGCCTGATCGTTGCGGCATTGCTGGTGATCCCGGTTGGGTTGGCGGCGGCGGTCTCGAACGCAAACACTCCGCTGGTCACCATGGCCCTGGCGTGGCTGCTGCTGGGCGAGCGGATGCCGCGCAGCGGGCTCTTCGCCGTGGGGCTGGCCTGTGCCGGGATCGCGCTCATCGCGCTGGGTTAGCAGTGGCTCCTAGGCCACCAGTTCGCGCGCAACTCTCGCGATGGCAGCCACCGAGGGGATCACCTCGTCTTCCAGCGACTTTGCCGCCGGGATGGGGACGTCGGGCTCCGCCAAGCGGCGCAGTCCGCGCACCCCGCTGGGGCCGAGCGCTTCGACAGTCCGCGATACCAGCTCACCTGAAAGTCCGAAGCTCTGGTAGTCCTCGTCGACCACCAGCAGCCGCCCGGTGCGAGCCACGGACGCCACGACCGTCTCGTGGTCCAGCGGGACTACGGAGCGCAGGTCCACGATCTCCGCCTCGATCCCTTCGGCAGCGAGAATCCCGGCCGCTGCGAGGCTGCGCTCGACCATGGTCGACAGCGTGGCGATGGTCAGGTCGCCGCCCGGCCGCACGACTGCCGCCTGACCGATGGGCACGGTGTATCGGCCTTCGGGGATGGTCGTCCCAAGCGCGAAGTCGCTGATCTTCTCGAGATAGACGCCCTTGTGCTCGATGACCACCACCGGGTCGTCGTCCTCGATGGCTGCCGCCAGCATGCCGCGGTAGTCATACGGGTTGCTAGGGGCCACCACCTTGAGGCCAGGCAGGTGCGCGAGCATGCCCCACAACGTCTGGGAGTGCTGAGCCGCCACACCGATCGCGCCGCCCGCGGCCCGGATGGTGATCGGCATGGCGACCCTGCCACCGGACATGTACCGGTTCTTGGCGACCGCGTTGTAGATCTGCTCCAGGCAGACGCCGAAGAAGTCGGTGAACATGATCTCGACGATCGGCCGCCATCCGCTCATCGCGAGCCCCACTGCCATCCCCGTGAAGCCCATCTCGGAGATCGGCGTGTCGCGCACCCGCCACTCACCGAAGCGCCGGAAGAGCCGACGGCTGGCCCCGAACGTGCCACCCGAGTAGCCGACATCCTCACCGATGAGGAGCGTGCGCGGATCGCGCTCCATCTCCATCTCCATCGTCTGCGCGATCAGCTCGGACAGGTTCGCGTTGGCGCGCAGCGTCACGGCTCCGCCCTTGCGAAGACATCGGTGAGGGCATTGGCGGGGTCAGGCGCCGGTGCGGCTCGCACCGATTCCAGCAGGTCGGCCATCTCAATGGTGGCCTCGCGGAGGATGCGGTCCAGGCTCGACTCGTCCGCCTCGGCACGCTCGAGCAGCCGCGCCCTCGCGATCAGGATCGGGTCGCCGGTCGCCGCCATTTCCGCGTGGGCTGCTGGTGAGCGGTAGACGTCCGGATCCCCCTCGTAATGGCCGCGGAAGCGGTGGCAGGTTGCCTCCAGGAGCGCGGGTCCCGCCCCGCTTCGGGCATGTGCGACCGCCTCGTCGAAGGCGGCGGCGAAGGCCTCCACATCGATGCCGTTCACCCGTCGCCCCCAGGCGCCGTACGCGGCCGCCCGCCCGGCGATCCCCGGCGGTGCGATCACCTCCGAGGCCGGCACGGAGATCGCGTACTCGTTGTTCTCCACCAGCACCACCAGCGGCAGCGACCAGATGGCCGCCATGTTCAGCGTCTCGTGGAACTGGCCCGTGTTCGTTCCCCCATCGCCGGTGATGCCGATCGCGACGTCATCGGTCTCCTGCAGGCGGGCGGCGTATGCGTGGCCCAGCGCCACCGGTAGCGACGAGCCAACAATGCCGGTCGTCGAGAAGCGATGGTCCGGGTCGAACAGGTGCAGGTGGCCGCCCTTGCCGCCGGCCAGCCCGACCGCCTTCTCGTAGATCTCGGCCATAAGCGGGAAGAGAGGCACCCCCTTGGCGATGGCATGCAGGTGCGGGCGGTGATTGCTCACCATCCAGTCGTCTGGGCGCAGCGCGTCGACCATCCCCGCCGCGATGCCCTCCTGGCCCTGCGCCAGGTGCAGCTCGCCTCGCAGCTCGCCACTGCGGATCCCTTCCGCGCAGGCGTCTTCAAACGCCCGCATGCGAGCCATGAGCCGATAGCGGTCGAGCAGCGATGTCATCGGAGCTCCGTGGGGTCGGGCCTGGGGCCGGCGCACGCGCACCGGCCCCAGCACGTTACTCGATCGGGATCTCGCGGTAGCGCGCGGCGATATCCACGCCCTGCGAGCGACGGTACGCCACTGCCACGAAATACCAGACCAGTCCGGCCACGAACACGGCGACCGCACCGCCCACCATCACGCCCTGATCCAGCACGAAGACCTTGTCCTGGGTGAGCCGGTACGCCCCGAACAGGCTGAACACGCCGCCCACCAATCCGGCGATCGAAAGCACCGGGATCCCGGCCCAGCGCTTGGCGATGGGCGAGTTCTCGAACTTGTCGCGCCTGACGAACGGGAAGACCAGCGCCCAGAGACAGACGACACAGAAGCTCACCGCGAAGGCGAAGAAGCCCGACACGATCGTCAGCCAGTCGGTGAAGGCGTACATTGCCAGCACCGCCGTCCCGACCACCGCGCTGACCACGATCGCCCAGTGCGGCGAGTGATTGCGCTCGTTGACCTCAGCCACGGCTGCCGGAGCCATCCCGTCGATGCCCCAGGCCAGCAGGGTCCGGGTCGTGTACGGGAGGACGGTCCCGCCCACGAAGATGGCGATCGCAATCACCCAGACGCTCATCACCACCGACAGCAGGACATTGCCGCCGGCGATGGCGGTGAAGAACGGCACGAAGGGGGGCGCGTCCAGTGGCACGCCACCCGCCGAGGCGAGGACGAAGTCGTTCCCGAACGCGCCGCGGTACAGGAACATCAGCACGATGAATACGACTCCGGTCAGCACCTGCGAGCTGACGATCCCGACCACCATCCCGCGCTGCGCGTTCTTCACCTCACCGGCGAACGAGGTGGCGGTGATCGCGAACCAGATCGAGAAGGCGGGCCACAGGACGTAGTTGAGGGTCTGGCCCAGGTCAAAGGGAGCTGCCGGCAGGACGCCAGCGGCCTCTCCATCGGCCAGCACCTGGTCATACGCGCCGGCGCCGGCCAGCGCATCGAAGTTGGACTTGAAGTCGAGGGCGCCGATGGCCGCGAGGGCCAGCGCCACCACTGTCACGCCCAGGCTCCCGATCGCCAGCCAGGCGGCCCACTTCTGCCAGCGGAAGTAGACGGCCGCCCCTCGGTAGTGAAGCCACGACATGCTCACGATCATCGCGAGTCCAATCAGGAACAGGCCCCAACCGCTCCCCGTCCAGTTGGCGAAATCCAGCAGAGCCTGGCTCTCGGCCTGGACGGCGATGCCGGCCAGGGTGGGGCTGATCGCGAACTGGGCCAGGAATGCGCCGTTCAGGCCGAGATAGAACATCTGCCAGAACGCGAACGAGAAGCTCAGCATGAACCCAGCCGCTGGGTGCAGGGTCCGCGACAGGAAGACGTACTCGCCACCCGAGCGCGGATACATGCTGGCGAAGAGGGCGTAGCTGCCGCCGATCCCCGCCGCACCAACGATCGCGATCAGCGTCCCCAGCTCCATGGAGGCGCCGGGGTACGCGCCCCACACCGCGATGGTGAAGACGATGTATGACAGGGCGATGGTTGTGAAGCCGAAGAAGAAGACATCCGCTGTGCGCACCTGCCGAACCAGGCCTGAGCTGGCCCGTGTGAACACCCCCGGCGTGGTTGGAATTCCGGTCATCTGCTGCCTCTCCCTACCTAACCTGACACCAACGTGACATCGGTGAGCCTGCCGCCGTCGATCTGGACCAGCAGGCCATCCAGGATCCCCTCCGCGTACTGACTGCCGGGGTTCGCGATCGTCACCCCGTCGAGCTTCTTCACTCCTTTCGATTCGTGGATGTGACCGTGCAGGCCGATCAGCGGCCGGTAGCGCAGGATCGCGTCGCGCGTGGCGCTGCTGCCGACGTTGATCATTTCGACGCCCGTGGCGGTGAGCTGCGGTCGTAGTTCGGCGTCGAGCCGCGGTGCCAGATCGAGCCCGCTGCCAAGCGGCGGAACGTGGAGGCTGAAGACCGTGCGACCCGGGTCGCGGACCGTGGCCGCCACCTCGTCGATGCGCGCCCCCAGCTCCTCCTCCGAGACGTCGCGCGGGCAGGCCCACGGGGTCGGATTGCCCCAGCCGATGCCCATGATCTGCAGGTCGTCATCCAGGTCGATCACCTTGCCGTTGGGATCCTCGATGAGGCTCGAGGCGGCCAGCAGGTCGTCCACCTCGAGGATGTCGTCGTTGGCGCCCGAGACGAAGACCCGCACGCCGCTGCCGCTCAACTTCGTCTCCGCCTCGTCGATCCACTCCTGCACGCGTTCCAGCGCGAGCCGGCGAAAGAGCTCGTCGATGCTCTGCTGATCCGCACCTTGAGCATCGACCTCGTCCTGGGTGCCCTCGAAGACGTATTGCCCAGCATCTGCGATCCAGGTCCTGAGCCGATCCAGCTCATCCCTCGTCTCCGCCGTCCGAGCCACCCCCATGAAGGTCGCGGTTCGCTTGCCACCGGCTCCCTCGACGATCGGGACCACGAACTTCCCGGTGATGTCACCCCCGACGATAATGTGGTCCGCCCCGTACACCGACGCGGTATTCAGGAACTTCTTCCAGCATTTCCGAGATGCATGGATATCCGAGCAGAAGTAGATGCGCACCCTCGTCCGTTCCGCACCGCGTCGCTCTTGCCACCCAGCCTATCGGGCGATAGGCTGACGCGATGAACATAGCCCCCGACTCGCGGGACTGTCAAGAGTGATTCCATCGCCGGTTAGCGTCGAGGCGAGCCTCCTGCAGGACGAGGCTGCCAGGCTGGGCGTGACGCTGCGCCTCATCGGCTCGCTGGCGGTCAGTCTCCGCTGTGAGACGACCCGCCACCTGACGGAGCTGCTCGGCCGGCGCGTGCCGCGCGACATCGATTTCGTGGGCTATTCGACACAGGCGGAGCCGATCGAGAAGCTATTCGCGTCACGCGGCTACCTCCTGCATCCCGCCGTGCGCAACAGTCGCGAGTGGGGCGTCAAGCGCCTGATCTACACCGATGCCATCGGTCACAAGGTGGACGTATTCCTGGACGAGCTGGTGATGGCCCACACCATCACCTTCGCCGGGCGCCTCGAGCGCGACGAGCGAACTGTCTCACTGGCCGACCTGCTTCTCTCCAAGCTCCAGATCCATCGGATCACGGAGAACGACCTGATCGACATGGTGGTCCTGCTGGGGGCCGCCGGCTTCGGGCCAGGGGAGGACCAAATCGACCTGGCCTACATCGCCGGCATCATGGCCGCCGACTGGGGGTTCTTTCACACCACCCTGGCCAACCTCGCCAAGCTGGGCGAGGCGGTGGAACGCTACTCGGCGTTGTCGGGAGAGGTCGCCGCGACCGTTCGCGCACGCGCGCGGGAGCTCGCGGAGGCGATCGAGGCCGCGCCCAAGACCACGCGCTGGCGGCTGCGCGCCCGAATCGGCACGCGCGTGCCCTGGTACGAGGACGTGGAGGAGGTCGACCGGTGACCGCCACCACGAAGGGACTCGCCGTTGGTCGCTCGTCCACGCCCGCCAGGTCGACTCGCGAGCGGATCCTGTTCGTTGCCGCCGAGCTGTTCGCCCAGCAGGGGTTCCACGGCACCACCACCCGCGAGATCGCCGCGGCGGTCGGCGTGCGCCAGCCGTCCCTCTTTCATCACTTCCCGTCGAAGGGGACCATCGCCGAGGGGCTGCTCGAATGGGACCTCGGACTTGCCCTGCCGCAGGTCAAGGAGATCGCCGCGCTGCCCGAGCCCGCAGCGGTGCGGCTGTATCGGTACCTGCTCTACGACGTTGGGCACCTGTCGAGCGCGCCCTACAACCTGAGCGCCATCTACAACGAGGAGGTCATCGGCTCGTCGGACTTCGCCAGGTGGGCCCGATTGCGCGACGAATTGCACGACGTGGTGCAAGGCATTGTTGCCGATGGGATCGCCAGCGGCGAGTTCATCCAGATCCCCGCGGCGCTGGTGCGACAGGCGATCGCCGGCATCCTGGTCCGAGCCCTCACGCTCCAGAGCGGAGGACGCGGCGAAGGGAGCCTTCTCGCGGACCACGTGGCCTTGCTGTTGGTGAGGGGCCTGCTGTCCGACCCCAGCCGTATCGACGAGATCAGCCGCCTCGCCGCCCAACCGCCGCGCTTGCCCTGATCACCGGTTGAAATGCTGAGGCCGCCTTGCGGCGGCCTCGCGGCCAACAGTCGAAACTGTCGGGGGTGCGCGATCAGTCTACGGGCAATTCAGCCCTTCTTCGCTACGCGCTTCGGCCGAAGCGGAGCCGCAGTGCGCCTGGCGTCCTCCTCATCGGTCACCTCTCGGAAGTGGCCCTTGGCGCGGGCGGCGAATCGAACGTAGGGGTTTGGCCGTGCCCGGCTGAAGTCGAATGGCTTCTGGAGGTCAGCCTCTTCCTCGTCGTCGTCGTGGGTCTGCTTCATAGCGTCTTCGTTCCTGCGGCGTGGCAGGCCGTGCGGAGATGATCCGAATGTTAGTGCCTCGTTCTGTGAACGCAACGACAACGATGGCTCCGTGCTGTGTTCTGCCAATCAGCCGCTGCCGCACCTCCGATTGTGAGTGGCGCGCGTCAAACGTGATGACAGCGCGATGGTCCGCGAAGGCCGAAGACGCGGACTCGAAGGTCACCCCATGTCTTGCAAGGTTGCGCCTGTTCTTTGTGGGATCCCATTGGTATTCAGGGGGAACTCATCCAATCCATCTCGTCACACAGCGAAGGAGCGGGGAGGATGCTCCCCGCCCCTTACCGGCGCGTTAGCGGCCGATTATCTGGACCCGGGTCAGCTACACCCGCTCGTCGAGCCGCAGTTGAGGCACTTGTAACAGCTCCCGTTGCGGACCATGATCGAGCCGCAGTCCGAGCAGGAGGGGCTGTCCGCGGTATCGAAGATCACCGTCGGCTGCCCCTTCTCCAGTCGCTCCTCCCGACCCGCCGCATGCCCATTACTGGCCACAACCTTCAACCCGTCCAGGATGCCAGGCACTGAATCCGGTGCTGCCTGACTCGCTTCAGTGGTGGAAGAGCCAGACGTCGTCGCCTCATCCGTCGCCAAAGCATCCTGCCCCGAAGCCTCAA is a genomic window containing:
- a CDS encoding DUF2075 domain-containing protein, with protein sequence MTDARMHRIAEKLRVEYVSQIGHKPGGAEFASWQNSLGALAMLIGQAELNDHGVILEYQLGNTSRRLDAMLTGHATTSAESAVIVELKQWGDTGPSNADGCVETRVGGRVRPVPHPSVQVGHYEQWLLDNHTVFYEDGVNLAGVSYLHNLLFDPDEELFAPKHASYLATNPLFTGDQSEDLAGYLNERLSEGDGISIMAKVLESRYKPSRKLLEHTAEMVAGQQEFILLDEQFVVFESVLTAARQGFHDTHKRVILVKGGPGTGKSVIALHLVGRLAKEGFNAQHATGSKAFTENMRRVVGSRARALFAYFNQFGNAAPNDIDVLILDEAHRLRKTSAHRFQPKAQRTDLAQVDELVRSAKTSVFFIDDLQAVRPDEVGSTDLISETAHRAGAEIQEFELETQFRCAGSKGFVTWVDNTLGLDETANPIWDGSEGFDFQIVDSVEQLDAMIRSKADEGHTARLVAGFCWPWSDPLDDGTLVPDVKVGAWQMPWNAKSDAGRLADGIPQERFWASDPRGINQVGCIYTAQGFEFDYVGVIFGTDLRWDPASESWVADPGSSHDSMVKRAKGDEFLELVKRTYRVLLTRGMKGCYVYFEDAATQQGVQSRFDLGRLPVEGADAEPRRDGALEPIDVSA
- a CDS encoding type II toxin-antitoxin system HicB family antitoxin, whose protein sequence is MSAAMTKMKTTTNDPTRGYRLDVRREVDGTWTAVVPQLPGCVATGESIDEVMADLPNVIDLWIATADARGQDVPEPNRVGEYSGKFVLRLPKGLHARLVGQATGEGVSLNSYCATALAEVTGARLGADIASRLSWSLLQSRQASRFIMFGGGYSAEWRVGASLRTLPANAGVVLGNQEVMQNSTMALGVKQ
- a CDS encoding DMT family transporter — protein: MPIGVLGVLLAVASAIAFGGGDFLGGSAARRNDAVRVAAVVQAVGLGGLFIVAVVVGQGLTAAALAFGVVAGVGGGVGLAALYWALTSGAMGLVTGLTGATASLVALGVDAAIRGNVPSPIQLIGVACALVAAWLVASVKGSAVTVGFIGVALLAGSAFGIYFLLLERAAETSPLWGLVAARAAGTAVLVGAIGLRWEGFRPDWRPLVGAGVLDAGASGLIVAALLVIPVGLAAAVSNANTPLVTMALAWLLLGERMPRSGLFAVGLACAGIALIALG
- a CDS encoding transketolase C-terminal domain-containing protein, with product MTLRANANLSELIAQTMEMEMERDPRTLLIGEDVGYSGGTFGASRRLFRRFGEWRVRDTPISEMGFTGMAVGLAMSGWRPIVEIMFTDFFGVCLEQIYNAVAKNRYMSGGRVAMPITIRAAGGAIGVAAQHSQTLWGMLAHLPGLKVVAPSNPYDYRGMLAAAIEDDDPVVVIEHKGVYLEKISDFALGTTIPEGRYTVPIGQAAVVRPGGDLTIATLSTMVERSLAAAGILAAEGIEAEIVDLRSVVPLDHETVVASVARTGRLLVVDEDYQSFGLSGELVSRTVEALGPSGVRGLRRLAEPDVPIPAAKSLEDEVIPSVAAIARVARELVA
- a CDS encoding thiamine pyrophosphate-dependent dehydrogenase E1 component subunit alpha; amino-acid sequence: MTSLLDRYRLMARMRAFEDACAEGIRSGELRGELHLAQGQEGIAAGMVDALRPDDWMVSNHRPHLHAIAKGVPLFPLMAEIYEKAVGLAGGKGGHLHLFDPDHRFSTTGIVGSSLPVALGHAYAARLQETDDVAIGITGDGGTNTGQFHETLNMAAIWSLPLVVLVENNEYAISVPASEVIAPPGIAGRAAAYGAWGRRVNGIDVEAFAAAFDEAVAHARSGAGPALLEATCHRFRGHYEGDPDVYRSPAAHAEMAATGDPILIARARLLERAEADESSLDRILREATIEMADLLESVRAAPAPDPANALTDVFARAEP
- a CDS encoding APC family permease, encoding MTGIPTTPGVFTRASSGLVRQVRTADVFFFGFTTIALSYIVFTIAVWGAYPGASMELGTLIAIVGAAGIGGSYALFASMYPRSGGEYVFLSRTLHPAAGFMLSFSFAFWQMFYLGLNGAFLAQFAISPTLAGIAVQAESQALLDFANWTGSGWGLFLIGLAMIVSMSWLHYRGAAVYFRWQKWAAWLAIGSLGVTVVALALAAIGALDFKSNFDALAGAGAYDQVLADGEAAGVLPAAPFDLGQTLNYVLWPAFSIWFAITATSFAGEVKNAQRGMVVGIVSSQVLTGVVFIVLMFLYRGAFGNDFVLASAGGVPLDAPPFVPFFTAIAGGNVLLSVVMSVWVIAIAIFVGGTVLPYTTRTLLAWGIDGMAPAAVAEVNERNHSPHWAIVVSAVVGTAVLAMYAFTDWLTIVSGFFAFAVSFCVVCLWALVFPFVRRDKFENSPIAKRWAGIPVLSIAGLVGGVFSLFGAYRLTQDKVFVLDQGVMVGGAVAVFVAGLVWYFVAVAYRRSQGVDIAARYREIPIE